TGTCCTAAATCGGCGTTTTGCCCCTGAATACCAATATTATAAAATTTATTATCCGTAAAAAGTGGAGGTTTATGACAATCCGTACAACCTGACTGTTTAAAAAACTCCCAACCTAAATTTTGTTGATAGCTTAGTGGCTTTACACCTTGCATAGCTTGATCCCAAGGTGTTTGGTTGGCAACTAATGTTCGCTCATAGGTTGTAATGGCAAAAATTATTCTCGCCAGCGTAATTTCACTATCACCAAATGCGCGTTCAAATAAAGCGGAATAAGAGGGATTGTTCTCAATGGCTTGGGCCACATCAACTGGCCAAGCTGTGGCTAAAGCAAGTGGTGAAGATTGGCGCAGCTTATCAATTAACTCCTGAGGTCGTTGCTCTGCTTTAGCCATTTCAACAGCGCTAAATAAAGGTCCGAGCGCTTGGTTTTCTAACGCACCTCCCTGCTTGATTAACACTTTACCCGTTTGAGGATCTAAAAATTGTGAACCTGCGCGACCGTCCCAAAAATTCAAGTCGGACCACAAGCCCGAAAAATAACTCTGAGCTGCTCGGCTCGTTACCTGCTGGCGATAATGGAAATGTTTATTTTTGCTCAGCTTACCTTGATGATCGCGAGCTTTAACGCCTAGGCTTCCCCAGATATCATCTGGTGTTCCAAGCTTCTCATCATACCCAGGTCCATTAGCTATACGTGGATCAGCCCCTGCCGCTGCAGGAATATGACAGGTACCACACGCTACTGAATTATCGGTTGATAGCTGCTCATCCCAAAAGAGTATTTTACCTAATAGCCGTTTCGGTTCACTGAATGGGTTTTCTGACGGAAAATTAACCGGTGGCAGTTTAGTATAAGCTTCAGCGGATAACGTGATAGGCGAGTAAGTGACAAGTATAAGAAAAACTAGGAAAAGTACGACAAAATAACCAATGGAACAAAACGTGAATCGAAACATTAACCTTGTCTAATATTGCAAGTTGAAAAACAACCAGCACTATAATCTGTTACAGAAACAAAACCGATAGGTTAAATTGATAATGATTTGGTAATAAATAGATATGATAGATAAAGAAGTGGCGGAGTGGACGGGACTCGAACCCGCGACCCCCGGCGTGACAGGCCGGTATTCTAACCAACTGAACTACCACTCCGCGTGGCATGGTTAAGCATAAATAAGATGGCGGAGTGGACGGGACTCGAACCCGCGACCCCCGGCGTGACAGGCCGGTATTCTAACCAACTGAACTACCACTCCGCGTGGTTGCTTAACGCATAAAAGTTCTTAAATTTACAATTCGACGATGGCGGAGTGGACGGGACTCGAACCCGCGACCCCCGGCGTGACAGGCCGGTATTCTAACCAACTGAACTACCACTCCGCATAAATCGAAATCGCAAATTGTCTAGCAGTGGCGGAGTGGACGGGACTCGAACCCGCGACCCCCGGCGTGACAGGCCGGTATTCTAACCAACTGAACTACCACTCCATTTCTGCTATATCAAGCATTCTGCTTGGCTTTTGACGGGGTCTCTGTCAGAAGCGGGCGCAATGTTAAAGTTAGATGGCGCATGAGTCAACCGCTTTTTTTCAATTTTTTCATTTATCTTTCTTCTGGCAAAGAAAGGTCGATTATATCATCAGTATCTGACGATTTTTCATCCGCATCATCTAATACCAGCTCCTTCTTGGCTTTTTTGAAGTTCAGCTTAGGTAAACCTAACTTTATTTTCTTGCCAGATTTGATAAACCAAAACACAAAAATCCCAATTAAAATCAAGCCAACATTAACGCTAACAGTAATAATCATGGCTTTGCGCTCTTTTTCTTCCTGTAGCGCTTTCAATCTAGCCTCTTCCGCCTCTCTCTCGGCTTTTTCTCTTGCCAGTTGTTCTGCTTCCATTGCGGCTAATTCTTCGGCGGTCGGTTCAGGGGGCGGCGGCGGGTCTGCTGTAAAGACCACAGGAGGCACACGGATCATGACATCACGGCCATTAATATCCTGTCCAAATGCATCAAGCTCGATTTTATAAGCGCCATCTTCATAGTTCATTAAAGGTTGCACCCGTATATCAGCACTTTCCTGATCAAGCGAGAATTGCTCTATTTCACCGTTGGGAAAATAAGCTTTGCCATTAAACACAAAACTTTCAAAGTTAATTTTATCGCTTTTAGGACCTATTTTAAGATGATGAAAATCGCCATTTACCACTGTAGTTTCAATACTGATATCAAAAGGTATCGGCTCTAAAATCAAAGGGTCCATCGTTAGCTCTCGATTAAATAAAGCCAAATCAAGATACATACTCGGCAACCATTCACCTGGCGGTAAATTCAAGCGATAAACACCTGTGAACTTGCCATCTTTTGGATATTGATCAAATTCTTTACCGTCATCGGCAAAGCTAGCGACTTTCGCGCTATCTGCGCCAAAGTTTTCGTATTCGCTATTATTAGTACTGGTAAAAGTGACATCCAAGCTGACAACGTCACTAAAGCTTTTATATTCAATAGGCCGACCAGCATTAGTTAAGCTGGCGTTAATTGTGATTGTTTCACCTTGAAACAAAATGGGAGGTAACGGCTCGGCACTGAGTTGAATATCAGACATCACCATTATTTTATTATGATCTTCTAACTTTCCGACAACCTGCCAAGGCCCAACCATAGGCTTGATCAGGCGGATCATGTCATACGTTTTATCGTCAAACCAATCGCCTTCTTCATCTTTAATCGTTGGTGCATAAAGTTTGCTGCCATCAGGACGGATTAAAATAACAGGAGATGAGCCGAATTTACGAAAAAAGATAAGGGTGACTTCGTCTACCGCGTAATCAATACGAAAACGATTATCAAGTAACTTAACACCATTGAAAGCGCCTTTACTGCCTAGCATGCTGATAACATCCAGTACGCTAGGGTCGTTTTTAGGCCAGTGTTCGCTGTCGTTAACCTCAACCGCTAATACGCTAGTTGGGCAACAACAACGCCAAATGATGATAATAATAGCCAACAGGCGAAGCATAGATTTTCCTATCTGATTACCTGAAGGGTTTTATTTTTATTCGTTTAGCCAAAGGCAACTGCCGCCTTTTTCTTTGACTAACGCTAAGCGCTCTTGGTGCGCTTGTATTTCTTCAGGTGTTGCTGTAATTATTGTTAATGGCGAACGGTTAGATGACACTCTGCGAATACCGCCTGATTCTGCGCCTTCGCTGCCCCCATCAGATGCTAAATTTAAATCCGTTTGTCCACCTGTCATTAACAGGTATACATCAGCTAATATTTCAGCATCAAGCAAAGCGCCGTGTAACGTTCGGTGTGAATTATCAATCCCATACCGGTCACAAAGTACATCCAAGTTATTCCGTTTGCCCGGGAACAACTTTTTCGCCATAACTAAAGTATCGGTAACAGTACAAATATCTTCAGTTTTTATATTGTAGCCATTTAACCTAAATTCATGATCCATAAAGCTAACATCAAACGGCGCATTATGAATGACCAAATCGGCACCTTTGATATAGTCAATGAATGACTGCCCTATTTCATTAAACATGGGTTTATCGGCGAGCATTTCATCGGTAATGCCGTGAACTTCTATCGCTTCAGGATCAACTAACCTATCTGGCTTAATATAAACATGAAAGTTATTACCGGTTAACCGGCGATTAATCACCTCCACGCAACCAATTTCAATAATACGATGGCCTTCATGAACGGGACCACCTTGATTCATACCTGTTGTTTCGGTATCGAGAACTATTTGACGAGACATATTTTGCCAACAATACAACGCACTTGGGTTGTAATCTTATTAACCTTGACTATCAATATACCGTATACTGCGCGACAAATTAAATGTTAGTCCCACAAATAACACAAACAAATGAAAAAAGTTTATCTCTATACTGATGGCTCCTGCTTGGGTAATCCAGGTCCTGGCGGCTACGGTGCTGTATTACGCTACGGCAAACATGAAAAAGAGTTGAGCCAAGGTTACCAATTAACCACGAACAACCGTATGGAGCTATTAGCAGCCATTGTTGGTTTAGAATCATTAACCGAGCCTTGCGATGTCACCTTAACAACTGACAGCCAATACGTTAAAAATGGTATTAATCAATGGATCCACGGCTGGAAGAGAAAAGGTTGGAAAACAGCAGATAAAAAGCCAGTTAAAAATGTTGATTTATGGAAACGTTTAGACGAAGCAGCTAACAAACATAAAGTAGACTGGCAGTGGGTCAAAGGCCATGCTGGCCATGCCGAAAACGAACGTTGTGATGATTTAGCCCGCGATGCTGCATCATCAAGTGAATTGCTAGAAGATAGCGGTTACGTGAGTTGATTAAATGTAACTATTTAGCATCTCAAGCTGCGGACTTCTAACCATTTATAATTGATAACACTATTAGCCTTATTTTGGCGGGACTTGGCTTACAAGTCCTACCATTGGTGCCTGCGTGGATGCAGGTACTTAGAATTTGTTGGAAACAAAACTCTGTAGTTTTGCTCTTCTAGTGAGAGGGGTTTGCAGGCTCAGCAAGCATAAATGCTCACCCAGTGTGTTACGAGTTACCAACAGTACAAGGAAGGCTGGAAGGTAACGCAACTATATAAAACATGATGGTTTGGCCCATCCCATCGGCATTCAGGTGCAGGTGGAAACCACCTTATGCGGCATTGGTTAAGAGTCACTGTCGTGAGCGATAAGGGAAAGGCAAACACAATGATTTGTCAGGTGTGAGTTAAAGAGACGAACAGCGTAGGTGTCGAAATATTTAACCGTTGCATCCCGAAACCAAGCTACTGGGTGGAGTTTGGGAAGAGCTTAGAGGCAACCTGATTACCAACTAAGCGGGAGCCGGCAAAGAGCTGACGTGAATTTAACTCGGGGTTTTATATGGAACGTAAGAACCAGTCGTTTTGATGTTAACAGATATCCTCGAATGGAAACCCCATGAGAGCCAAGTCTGAATGCAAAGCACTGGGGCGGAGCAATTCGTAGTAGTGATGATGATAGCTGTAATGGTTATCTAGCGAAGGGATTGCCTCGTTTTAAATGAAACTTTCATCAACTGCTGCAGCAGGAGGAATGATTGAATTCAGCAAAACCATTTAGTATTTCGAAATGGACAGTTTATGAAGCCTGGTTACGTGTAAGAGCCAACGGTGGAGCGGCAGGAATTGATGAGCAATCGATGAGTGATTTTGAACAGGACTTGAAGAAGAACCTGTACAAGATATGGAATCGAATGTCATCGGGCAGCTATTTTCCACCGACGGTGAAGCGTGTCGAAATCCCTAAGGATAAGGGCGTTCGAGTACTAGGCATACCCACGGTATCAGACCGAGTTGCACAGATGGTCGTCAAGATGGAGTTGGAGCCTGAATTAGAATCGGTATTCGATAATGATTCTTATGGTTACAGACCTAATCGCAGTGCACATGATGCATTAGCGATAACGCGCCAGCGGTGTTGGCGATACGACTGGGTGATTGATTTAGATATCAAAGGCTTCTTTGATAACTTGGACTGGGTGTTATTGGGCAAAGCGTTACGCAAACATACCAATAACCCATGGGTATTACTCTATATCGAACGTTGGCTTAAAGCGCCAATGGAAACCTCGGATGGTCAGATAATAGAGCGAACGAAAGGAACACCACAAGGAGGCGTGATAAGCCCATTGCTAGCCAATTTGTTTTTACACTACGCATTCGACAAATGGTTGCGAAGAGAACATCCACATGTTCAATTTGCACGCTATGCGGATGATGCAGTGGTTCACTGTCGTAGTGAGCAAGAAGCAAAGGCGTTAAAGCAAGCTATTGAGCAACGCATGTTAGATTGTTGTCTAGAATGTCATCCAGAGAAAACTAAACTGGTTTACTGCTTTGATGAAGGTAGACAAGAAGCACATGAAGTCATTAGCTTTGATTTTCTTAGTTACTGTTTCAGGCCAAGGTTAGTAAGGAATCGGTGGGGTCGCATGTTTGTTGGCTTTACACCTGCTATTAGCCCTAAAGCGAAACAGAAAATTAGAGAGAAAGTTAAAGCGCTCAAGCTACATAAGCAAACGGGGTTAACGATACAAGAGTTGGCGTATAAGCTTAATCCGATGATAAGCGGGTGGATAAATTACTTCAGTCGGTTTTGGAAAACAGCATTAAGGCCACTTATGTCTTGGATAAACCTTAAATTGTTGAAATGGGCGAAGAAGAAATACAAACGGCTGAAATTCAGTTACCAAAGAGCAAGAAAATGGATGCAAAGGGTGTGTAATACACAACCGTATCTATTTTCTCATTGGCAATTTGGTTGCAGGCCGTAAATGGTGAAACGAGAGGAGCCGTATGAATTGAGAGGTTCACGTACGGATCTGTGAGAGGCTGAGGGGGAAGCTCCCTCGGCCTACTCGACCCAAGACTTGATATTTCACAACGGTTATTTGCGACAAATGCCGGTAGATTAATTACCTAATTCAAAGTTATTAAACGATCTATGGCTTATCAATTTTATTACGCTGAATAGATACAATATAATAATCATCAGCCACGATTTCGCATTCTAACCGTTCCTACCTTCACCGTTTGTAGTTTAGGGTTTAACTTCCATTTCGGTTTAATTGGAGTTAACGGCAACTCACGCTTGCGCGCAATCAAAACATAAACAGCGCCAAAATAACTAAAGTGCTTATGGGTAAAACGGGTAATGCTTTTGTTTTTAATATAAGCTTTTTTCCAGATTAGTGAGCGCTGAACAAAACGTTGCTCTGATACGACCTGGCAACCGAGTAGATTAAGCCAATCAGTAACCCGATTAGGCGAAAAAAAACGCCCAGACCAAGGTAAGTCGTTTTTAAGTTTAGGGACGAATCGCCCCAAACCACATAAGCTAATCGGATTAAAGCCCGTAATAATTAAATAGCCATCTGGGATCAATATTCGATGGGCTTCACGCAATAATTGATGAGGGTCATGGGTAAAATCTAAATTATGCGCCAGCAAAACAGCGTCGATAGAATTTTCTCGAAAAGGTAAATGATGCCAATCAGCCTTTACTCCAATGTTTTTCCCACTGGTTGCGACATTCACTTGGTGCTTTATCGGGCTGGCAGAGCAATCAATTTCAGCACTTAAATGCCCTAGCTTGACCATATGATAACCAAACACTCGTGGTAACCACTGATTTAAATGCCGCTCAGTTTGCTTACGCAGCCATTTACCTTGAGGCAAGTCATCCCACGCATAGGGTTGATTATAGCGGTTATATTGTAAAGCGGGTTTCATCAATAAGCTTAATAACAATTAATTGATTGATTCGGTTTATACTGTGTAACAATCTTGTATGCAGTATTAGTTCAAAAGAAAGATAACCAATAAATTACGCTTATGCTGCCTTTTAAAAATAAAGGTATACAATAGCGTTAATAGCAATCTTTAAACTTAATATAGCAACTGCCATGATTTCAGTCACGCCCATACCCGCATTTAACGACAATTACATTTGGAAAATAAGTTCAACAAGGTCAAATGCTTGCGTTGTCGTTGATCCAGGTTGTGCTCAAGCAACACTGAACAACTTACAAAAACATGAGCAGACGTTAGCAGCAATATTAATTACCCATCATCACAAGGATCATATTGGTGGTATAAACAAACTGACTAAAGCTTTTCCTAACGCCAAAGTTTACGCGCCGCAACATCCAAATATTCCATTAAACAGCCAAATTATAAATTCAGCTTCTACCCTGACCCTGCCCGAACTCGAGATCGATTTGAATTGCTTGTTAGTACCTGGGCACACGCTTGATCATATCGCGTATTACTCTAGTGAGATTGGGTTATTTTGCGGAGATACGTTATTTTCTGCCGGCTGTGGTCGTATGTTTGAAGGCACGCCACCTATGTTCTTAGCTTCATTAACCACACTAGCTAATCTACCAAAAGACACGGCTGTTTATTGTGCCCACGAATACACATTAGCCAATCTTCAATTTGCGTTAACCATAGAGCCCGACAACCAAGTATTACAAGAAGTGCAAAAAACAGTTAATGAAAAGCGCCAAAAAAACATGCCTAGTCTGCCTAGCTCTATTGCCATTGAAAAAGCGATTAACCCGTTTTTACGTTGTCATTTGTCTCATATCCAACAACGAGTAGCTCACCTTTCAAACCAACTACTTACAAATGAAGTCGACACGTTTACGGCTATGCGTAAGCTAAAAGACTGTTTTTAAGTGTGAGTAGTTCAATAGGTGATCTGGCGCTGGCGGCTTAAGTTATAACAGTACAAAGTTGATTTCATCCTGCACTAACTTTACCATCGGTCATTAGTTGATTTTGTCTAAAACGTTTTATGAAAAATATTGTCCTATTAGTCGGTTTATTAAGTCTTGTCGGCTGTAAGCAACTAGACTTGTTAAAAACTAATAACGCGGCTGAAACGAATAAACAGCCTGTAAAAAATGAATTTTTAGCAACCGAAATTGATCCTAATGAGGATATTTTTTATTACGACGTCGCACTGCCTGAAGCCTATGTCAATCAATTACAAAATCCAGAGTTAACCAAACCAGTATTTGGTAATATCTGGCAACGCATTCAATCACAACTGACATTTGATATTCCCAATAATCGCCGCATTGCAATCCAAAAATCATGGTACGCACGCCACCCAGACTACTTAGAGCGTGTAGCAAAACGAGCTGAGCCGTTTTTATATCTCATTGTCGAAGAGATAGAAAAGCGCGGCTTACCGATGGAGCTCGTATTACTTCCAATCGTTGAAAGTGCTTTTGATCCCTTCGCCTACTCCCACGGCAGTGCTTCTGGTTTATGGCAATTTGTCCCCGATACTGGCGAGCGCTTTGGCCTTAAACAAAACTGGTGGTATGACGGTCGGCGCGATGTACTTGCAGCGACCCATGCTGCCCTAGATTACTTAACTTTTTTAAATAAAGAATTTGATGGCGATTGGTTACATGCGCTGGCAGCCTATAATTCGGGGGAAGGACGCGTCGCCCGCGCCATTAAGAAAAACTACAAAAATGGCGAAAACGTTGATTATTGGTCGCTGGAATTACCACGAGAAACCGATGCCTATGTTCCCAAATTATTGGCCTTAGCTGATATTATGCGACGCCCGCATGACTTTAAAATGCGTATGTACCCTATTGCTAATGTCAGTGTACTAGAACAAGTCAATGCACCTTCTCAGATTGATCTAGCTAAAGCAGCCAAGCTAGCGGATATGGACGTCAATGAATTACACGCGTTAAATCCTGGATACAATCGTTGGGCTACAGCGCCAGATGGGCCCCATACATTTTTACTTCCTATTGAAAAAGCTGAAGCCTTTAACAACGCGATTAAGAATATTGAGCCCAAGGCATTGGTAGCTTGGCAACGCTACAAAATTAAATCCGGCGACAGTTTAGGTAAAATAGCGAAACAACATAATGTCACGATAGAAAGCATTCGTACTGCAAATAATCTCAAAGGCAATATGATCCGCGTAGGTAAACACCTTTTGATTCCCGTAGCGGCAAAATCGGAAGATAGTTACGACTTTACTGTCGATCAGCGTTTAGCAAAAACGCAAACTAATGACCAAGGTAAAGCGAAAGCAGAACATATTGTCAAAAGCGGTGATACTTTTTGGGACATAAGCCGAAAACACAAAGTCAATGTCAGAGAACTAGCCAAGTGGAATAATATGGCGCCCGGAGATCCTATATTCCCAGGACAAAAGTTAGTTGTATGGAAGACTGCCCCGTCAGACAATCAACTTCTTGGTGAAGCGCCTACCGTTAAAAAAGTAAAGTATAAAGTTCGCAGCGGCGACTCATTAGCCAGAATTGCAAACAAATTTAATGTCACTATAAGCGACATCGAAAACTG
This genomic window from Saccharobesus litoralis contains:
- a CDS encoding cytochrome-c peroxidase, with amino-acid sequence MFRFTFCSIGYFVVLFLVFLILVTYSPITLSAEAYTKLPPVNFPSENPFSEPKRLLGKILFWDEQLSTDNSVACGTCHIPAAAGADPRIANGPGYDEKLGTPDDIWGSLGVKARDHQGKLSKNKHFHYRQQVTSRAAQSYFSGLWSDLNFWDGRAGSQFLDPQTGKVLIKQGGALENQALGPLFSAVEMAKAEQRPQELIDKLRQSSPLALATAWPVDVAQAIENNPSYSALFERAFGDSEITLARIIFAITTYERTLVANQTPWDQAMQGVKPLSYQQNLGWEFFKQSGCTDCHKPPLFTDNKFYNIGIQGQNADLGQSAITGNKAHIGLMKVPSLRNVGLKKTFMHTGQQHSLGQVIDVYAKVPFKSIASKKPNGELYNFQFTEFQRKAIIEFMQHALTDERVKHELYPFDRPQLRSEKPAVNGQQAPEVQPLGVSFLVTETGSSVPKIDWQKRDKNAELIDIEIVRNDGYHFWASRSPFIDYTAKAGKTYQYTLYGRTADFVKSKGHEVEVHIPGSWLDKLMRYFD
- a CDS encoding class I SAM-dependent methyltransferase produces the protein MKPALQYNRYNQPYAWDDLPQGKWLRKQTERHLNQWLPRVFGYHMVKLGHLSAEIDCSASPIKHQVNVATSGKNIGVKADWHHLPFRENSIDAVLLAHNLDFTHDPHQLLREAHRILIPDGYLIITGFNPISLCGLGRFVPKLKNDLPWSGRFFSPNRVTDWLNLLGCQVVSEQRFVQRSLIWKKAYIKNKSITRFTHKHFSYFGAVYVLIARKRELPLTPIKPKWKLNPKLQTVKVGTVRMRNRG
- a CDS encoding TIGR03503 family protein, with product MLRLLAIIIIIWRCCCPTSVLAVEVNDSEHWPKNDPSVLDVISMLGSKGAFNGVKLLDNRFRIDYAVDEVTLIFFRKFGSSPVILIRPDGSKLYAPTIKDEEGDWFDDKTYDMIRLIKPMVGPWQVVGKLEDHNKIMVMSDIQLSAEPLPPILFQGETITINASLTNAGRPIEYKSFSDVVSLDVTFTSTNNSEYENFGADSAKVASFADDGKEFDQYPKDGKFTGVYRLNLPPGEWLPSMYLDLALFNRELTMDPLILEPIPFDISIETTVVNGDFHHLKIGPKSDKINFESFVFNGKAYFPNGEIEQFSLDQESADIRVQPLMNYEDGAYKIELDAFGQDINGRDVMIRVPPVVFTADPPPPPEPTAEELAAMEAEQLAREKAEREAEEARLKALQEEKERKAMIITVSVNVGLILIGIFVFWFIKSGKKIKLGLPKLNFKKAKKELVLDDADEKSSDTDDIIDLSLPEER
- the ltrA gene encoding group II intron reverse transcriptase/maturase; the protein is MNSAKPFSISKWTVYEAWLRVRANGGAAGIDEQSMSDFEQDLKKNLYKIWNRMSSGSYFPPTVKRVEIPKDKGVRVLGIPTVSDRVAQMVVKMELEPELESVFDNDSYGYRPNRSAHDALAITRQRCWRYDWVIDLDIKGFFDNLDWVLLGKALRKHTNNPWVLLYIERWLKAPMETSDGQIIERTKGTPQGGVISPLLANLFLHYAFDKWLRREHPHVQFARYADDAVVHCRSEQEAKALKQAIEQRMLDCCLECHPEKTKLVYCFDEGRQEAHEVISFDFLSYCFRPRLVRNRWGRMFVGFTPAISPKAKQKIREKVKALKLHKQTGLTIQELAYKLNPMISGWINYFSRFWKTALRPLMSWINLKLLKWAKKKYKRLKFSYQRARKWMQRVCNTQPYLFSHWQFGCRP
- the rnhA gene encoding ribonuclease HI; the encoded protein is MKKVYLYTDGSCLGNPGPGGYGAVLRYGKHEKELSQGYQLTTNNRMELLAAIVGLESLTEPCDVTLTTDSQYVKNGINQWIHGWKRKGWKTADKKPVKNVDLWKRLDEAANKHKVDWQWVKGHAGHAENERCDDLARDAASSSELLEDSGYVS
- a CDS encoding LysM peptidoglycan-binding domain-containing protein, with translation MKNIVLLVGLLSLVGCKQLDLLKTNNAAETNKQPVKNEFLATEIDPNEDIFYYDVALPEAYVNQLQNPELTKPVFGNIWQRIQSQLTFDIPNNRRIAIQKSWYARHPDYLERVAKRAEPFLYLIVEEIEKRGLPMELVLLPIVESAFDPFAYSHGSASGLWQFVPDTGERFGLKQNWWYDGRRDVLAATHAALDYLTFLNKEFDGDWLHALAAYNSGEGRVARAIKKNYKNGENVDYWSLELPRETDAYVPKLLALADIMRRPHDFKMRMYPIANVSVLEQVNAPSQIDLAKAAKLADMDVNELHALNPGYNRWATAPDGPHTFLLPIEKAEAFNNAIKNIEPKALVAWQRYKIKSGDSLGKIAKQHNVTIESIRTANNLKGNMIRVGKHLLIPVAAKSEDSYDFTVDQRLAKTQTNDQGKAKAEHIVKSGDTFWDISRKHKVNVRELAKWNNMAPGDPIFPGQKLVVWKTAPSDNQLLGEAPTVKKVKYKVRSGDSLARIANKFNVTISDIENWNKLSRKNYLQPGQLLQLYVDVTRI
- the dnaQ gene encoding DNA polymerase III subunit epsilon — protein: MSRQIVLDTETTGMNQGGPVHEGHRIIEIGCVEVINRRLTGNNFHVYIKPDRLVDPEAIEVHGITDEMLADKPMFNEIGQSFIDYIKGADLVIHNAPFDVSFMDHEFRLNGYNIKTEDICTVTDTLVMAKKLFPGKRNNLDVLCDRYGIDNSHRTLHGALLDAEILADVYLLMTGGQTDLNLASDGGSEGAESGGIRRVSSNRSPLTIITATPEEIQAHQERLALVKEKGGSCLWLNE
- the gloB gene encoding hydroxyacylglutathione hydrolase — protein: MISVTPIPAFNDNYIWKISSTRSNACVVVDPGCAQATLNNLQKHEQTLAAILITHHHKDHIGGINKLTKAFPNAKVYAPQHPNIPLNSQIINSASTLTLPELEIDLNCLLVPGHTLDHIAYYSSEIGLFCGDTLFSAGCGRMFEGTPPMFLASLTTLANLPKDTAVYCAHEYTLANLQFALTIEPDNQVLQEVQKTVNEKRQKNMPSLPSSIAIEKAINPFLRCHLSHIQQRVAHLSNQLLTNEVDTFTAMRKLKDCF